From Mastacembelus armatus chromosome 9, fMasArm1.2, whole genome shotgun sequence:
TGCAGCACTCAGCTGCTCAGTGTGTTCAGGCCTTCGAACACCTCAACTCCCCTAAAGATGCACAGGTGGGCTCTGGGGGGTATTAAGGGAGATAAAGAACAGAAATGATCATGAACATTGTGGGTGTTTAGCTGTGAGCTCAGATGGTTTTGTTTCTCTCAGACGAAGAAGCTGAAGCTGGAGCTCCAGAAAGCAGCCACCATCCCTGTCAGTCAGATCTCCAGCAACTCCGGATCGCAGCTCAGAGAAATCTTCGACAAGATCGACAAGCTGCTCTCGGGCCGTGCGGTGGTGTCGGGGGGGAAATCTGTCTCCACCTCCCAGCATCCTCAGGGTCTGGACTTCGTCAGCTACAAACTGGCTGAGAAGTTTGTGGTGAGTCTGCTTCAAATTCGGGAAATTCAGGAAAGGATGTGAAAGACTGAGGAGGGAGAATGTGTGATGCTCACTGAGAAGACGTCATCGCAGCTTCAACGTGGCAGCAGATTTTCATATGAAAACTGACATTAGTTCATTCAGTATGAACCACTTTCTGTGTGTCTCACTGTGACTTAGCCCAGTTAGCCACTGAGAGTCCTGCAGCTCCTTGGACCAGGTCGGTGTGCTGTCTTCAGCCCTGTTCTGCAGCCCCTCTGTGGTTTTTCATGCTGATTTCCTCCCCTCTGcagaaacaaggagaggaggaggtggcgtCTCATCACGAAGCAGCCTTTCCCATCGCTGTGGTGGCTTCTGGTGTCTGGGAGCTGCACCCTCGGGTGGGGGAACTCATCCTCGCCCACCTGCACAAGAAATGCCCCTACTCTGTCCCACATTACCCTCCGATGAAAGAAGGCACACCTGTGGAGGAATATCAGCGGTGAGGGACTCAGGAATAAGTTGCCATGTTTGATTAATCCTAAAGAGAatttttgtgtaaaaacaaGGATTTTATCTTCTTCCAGGATTCTTGGTTACCGTGTGGACGACTCTGGAGTCGAAGGTCAGGACAGTTTCCTGAAGAGGATGTCTGGGATGATCCGTCTCTACGCTGCTATGATCCAGCTGAGGTGGCCGTACAGCTCCAGACAGGGGGTAAAAACTGTCCCGCCAGTCCCTGTTTAAGTGACACAGCAGAACCAGCACAGTCCccatatataaaatatgaacgATGGTTTACCCGTGTGCTCTGTTTCAGTCGGTCCCTCACGGCCTGAACCACGGCTGGCGCTGGTTGGCTCAGATGCTCAACATGGAGCCTCTGGCTGACATCACGGCGACGCTGCTGTTTGACTTCCTGGAGGTGAGGCCTGCACCTCTAAGGACACCTTTAACACCTGAGCACAGCGAGCTGAGTAATTGTGAGCCCTGTGTCATGATCATGATGATGGacactgtttttctgctgcGTATCCTGAGCTCATCACAACCACAGATACAGTCACACCTGATACAATCCTGTGTGTGTTACAAACcactctgctgtgttttggttCCTAGTGGGTTTTAAAACATGAATCTGTTTCTCACAGCCTGTATGTTGTTCTAACGTAGAGCGAATGTCCATGTGAATCCAGCCTAAGGTGCAAACCATGTAACCAGAGTCCACAGTTCAGCTCCCACCCAGGAgatttctctgcatttctttctCCGCCCGTGTTTCCAGTTTCCCTCtagactaaaaaaaataaaaaaaatcctggtgGTCCTGGAAGTAaactttattttactgctttgtGAATGTCCATGTGTTGTCAACAGTTAAAGTCCAGTactgatgtctgtgtgtctccttCAGGTTTGTGGTAATGCTCTGATGAAGCAGTATCAGGGCCAGTTCTGGAAACTGATCCTGCTTCTTAAAGAGGAATACTTCCCCAGGTACGTTCACCTGAGAACAGGCCGAGTCAGCTGCTGAAATATGTGACCAGCAGGTGTCGCCACACGTTGAGCTCTGagctctgtgtttctctttgctgtCTCCAGAATTGAAGCGGTGACCAGCAGTGGACAGATGGGCTCGGTCATCCGACTCAAACAGTTTCTGGAGGTACGTGACCAACCGCCGATGTTGTGGCAGTTTTGGTGTGCTGGTTCTTTCCggttcataaaaataaaaagtgcttTCGGTAGAAATACTGAACAAACTAAACTTTACCTTTTAAACGTGCAGACGTCACTGCAGAGCCGACAGATCAGCCCACCCAACGGCCAGCTGAGCTCCACGTTCTGGAGGTcttgatggaggaggaggagacttTTAGAGCCAGACCTggtgagagagggaaggagagactGGTCCAGAAAGTGGAGGCTGCTGGGAACATGAAGCAGCTTCTGTGGCTGGTTTCACTGATCAGGAGCTGATAGATGCTGATACAATATTAGACTTTGAGATATCCATCAGCAGCCGTGGAAGACGTGTGGCAGCAACAGGATATTTCTGTGGATTTGTCAGAACAGTGAAGGAAGCACTTTCTCACCAACATATCTGTCCTCCAAACATCTGCTCAACTAGTTTGCTAGTTCAAACATGTCTGCCATGCACGGATCGTTTTCGGCTTTAGAATATACTTCGTGTTAATATGTGCAAGAAAGAAAGGACAGCAGACATGcagtaattatgtttttacCGTTTTGTGAAGCGCTAGAATCTGAATCTTCCAGATGAATCTGTTCTCACAGCTGTTTGCTTCGGTTTTACTTTGTTGATGTTCATGTGGGAAACGGCTGGTTGCTCCAGGATCActactgtttttattcagtcaAATCAGAATTGTGTTGCATGATTTGAACCattgctatttatttttttatgcatcCACCGTGTGGAAGAAAGACTCAGTTTGAAGACGTTGAATCATTGTGCAGGGCTGCTGAGTACACTAGTGAGAGTttccaaaacacaaatgaatcGATGCCTTAACTGAAGCAGATGATACAGATTTACTAAGTACTAGAATGACTGTAATCCTTAAGTGtctctgtgtgaaataaaacttCATCAGCAGTTCACTGAAAATGTCTTTAGGTTTATCTTTTTAACTTGTAAGAACAATTTtcaaatggagagaaaaagtcACTTGGATCTGTTTTAATTTCTAAAAAGAAACAGTCGTTAAAGTCACATCTCAATTTGTTGATTATTGAACAACAAACACTCTTTAGCTTTTTACAATACGCACAGTATATTTTAATACAGTTAATTCTGAAATGTCATCtttaatttgcatattaagTACATTCAAACTGGCAGCTCATGTTTTCTTCAAccacaaagagaaagaacaggGCAGCTCCTCACTGCTGCACAGATCCTGGATCAGTTACATCAGAAATACAAAACCATGGAGGAGAGAAATCAAAGTAAGTTTTATAGAGACCAAACTGCTGTGACGTTAAAGTTCAGGTAGAAACATGAACCTTGAAGCATGAAACAGCCCATGGAGAACAAGACAAATAGTTTAAACGTTCTCTTACCTGTTCCCCTCAAATACTTGAAGCCTTTAAAGTGGTGATTACTCCAGTCCTCAGCTGAAGCTAAATTTGGACAGTTAATTTGGTTTTTGACCTTTAGAAGAGGTTTTTAAAGAGAACAGGCAAAATCTGTGGAAAACTACTTGAAATAGATCTGCACctattttaacaaaaataacatcagCAGGCAGTTTTTACACATCAGTACAGAAACTGTGCAGACTAGCTAAAGGAGATCCTCGCccatcacaaaacaaaaatcacacgTTTGCAGGAAACTGACATTAATGTTCCTGATTTGCTCTTTTACTTCACCGTTGGTTAAGTGCCTTAAACCTGCAAACAAGGTACAGTATGATTTAATGATGCTGTCGCAGCTCCGACCGTTCGCCTGTAGAACAGATTTGATGGTTCCACCTCAAAGCAGCCAGCTTATTAAAAAATGAGAATTAAATATGTGGCGACAGTATTTTCATGTATGAGTTCTCTTTATCTAGATCAATGTCAGCAGCTAACCCATTCATACTAATCAGCAGGTTTAAATTCAGGGCAGTAGTGACTGTTCTCAGACGTTCTCTCTGATGCCGGTCACTTTCCTTTCTGGAGGTTTCGTGTTCGGTGTGTTTGAGACTGGAAACACTCAGTCTCTCTGTGGTCTCCTTCACCTTCCCGGCTCGGCTCGGCTCGGCCTGGCTCGGCTTCATTTTCGGCCCTCGTGGTTGAGCGTCGCTCTCTCCATGCGTCTGTACCAGTGTTTGACTTTGGTGTTCTCCATCATGTCATCAAACGCCTGCAGGCCCTCCATCACTCTGAGGACGCCAAACACCGCCTGCACACACACGACAGGGAGAGGTCGGGAAAATAAAaggtttatatttcattttatgtcatcacgttttttaatctaaaatctTAGTCTGAAAAGTAACTTTAGCTCAAACTATCAAACAAATGCGATAAGAGAAGTTTTATGCtgtaaacagcagcataaaatggaaatacctCAAAAAGTACCTCTAAATTGGGTCCACCACACTTAAGATACTCGTTACCGTAATGTGCTAATAAACAAGACTGGAGTCAGCAGTCACCTACTAACATGTGAACCTTTGATACTGCACAAGGTCAAACCCAGAAAACCTGAGTGTAATGGAACTTCTTGTCACATAGTTCAGTCAGGACGTTTGGGGGTAGAACCTGCAGAGATGCACAGGTGTGTTCCCTCACCAGGTCCGCCAGGTTGGGGTGGTCTCCCCCCATGAACTTCCTCTCCTTGCCGATGGCTGCCACCCAGTCGTTGACGGCCTTGTAGAGATCTTGTCTGACGTCGTCCTGCAGGTTGTGCCTGTTGGGTTAAAAATCGATACTCGTCCATCCAAACAATAATCTAACGATCAAAACTCAGGTCCAGAGGGATATTTCTCCACATTTCACTCACCGACTTTTCAACCTTTTGGAGATGAAGAACATGGCCGCGGCGCCGACATACTTGGCAAAGAAACCTTCAAAATTTCCAAACTTTCCCTCACGTACGATGTAGTCAAAGGAGGCCAGGGCCTCGCCGGTGGTTCGGTACACGTTGGGAGATATGAGGTGCACCAGCCAGTCGTCAGCCCACGCACGCCACTTCATCTCCTCTCTGAGAACAGGAACAGAAATGCTGACGGTTGATTTCCATCTGTGCCACCTGATGGTAGTTTGGGTTTGAGTGCCAGGTCTGGACTTACTTCTGCATTTCCTTCACGGGGTAAACTGCCAAAGTGTCAGCCTCGCTGAGCATCAGCCAGTACTTGTTGTTGTGCTCTATCACCTCCTTCCCTTTGTCGTTCACAGACTTCATCTCGGGGTAGCAGCGAATGATCTCAGACATGCTTTTGTCCCTGGAGGTCAAAGgttcacatttaaaacagcagaagaaccacaatacaaacacatacagtctCTTGTGACTCTGCTCTAGTGTTTAATATAAGCAGTGACGTTCTGCAGTGGCGTGGTTTGATGCCAGGCAGTTTAATTCTAATCATATGTAGGAAGCGCTGACGTACTTGTTGATTAAATAAGTCCCGAGGGAGCTGATGATGACAGATGAGTCATTCAGTTGCTGCAAAacagggaaaagaaaagagggtgTCTCTGAACAGGCTGCACATTTATGAAACAAGAATAATACAAGGACGTTTCTGCGTTTCAGCAGGACGGCATTTTGCTTTTCAGAGTAAAAAGTGTTTAATCGTCTCGGTCGTGTTGAATCTTTGCCTGCAGGTCGTGAAGATGTTCGTACAAAACGTTCTTGCCGGCTGATCATCTTACCACGTCACCGTCCACCATCAGGATGGGCACTTTTCTGTAGGTCGACCACTTGATCTCCTGCCTCATCACCGGGTTCACCTCCACGATCTCGTACGGGAGCCCGTGGTAGTCCAGGAAGGCCCGCACCTTGCTGCAGAACGGGCAGGTCTTGTACTGGTACAGAGTCAGCTTCAGGCCTCTACCTGGGACCTGGAATAAGCCATGGACTGAAGTCGAGCCCccgttttttttaaatttcatttaccaaattttacattttaccaaATGTGATTTAAGAGGAAAGGAAATCCACACTGAGGTCAACGACCTCTTTCAGCTGTGCACCATGGAAACAGATTATAAGATCTCAGTGATTTAAAACATTACATCATTTATAAACACAGCTGCTTAAAATACCAAAACATTTAGTCAATTATCAAAATAACAGCTGagtatttttctgttgatcGAATAATTGATTAGTTTGCTCCAGCTCAGGTGAGCCTCTGCAGACAGGTGAGGTCAGACCAGGCCCACCTGTCAGTCACCGCAGGTGAACCGGACTCACCTGGGGCTGCTCCTCGGCCCGGTGCTGCTGCACAGAGAGCTTCACGGTCTGATACAGACCCAGACCTCCACCGAGCAGGAAGGCGCAGCTCAGCACCCTGCCCCCCCCACTCCGCACAGAGGACAACAGTTTGGACCGGACCCCTGCTCCACCGGTACCGTACGCCCTACTAAACTCGGGTGCGCTTCTTTTCCCTGCCAGGTAGGAGACTGTCCCGGGCCGGCGGGCGGCTGGAGACTCCAAAACCGACCAGCCGACCTTACCTAGAGCTCTGGCGCAGGCGGCTGCCATGTTGGAGTTACACAAAGCCCCACAATGCACCGCGAGAGAGGCGCTTAAAGGGGTTGTCCTGAGGTGCTGCGTGTTGCACCCATGGGTGCAGGAAGGCAAAAGGCTCGTCACAGTCTGGATGGAAGGTCTCTCAAaagaccaaaaaagaaaaggagaagtgcgctaaaacaaccacagacacaaaaagacatgagataaatgtttttatttgggtGATTCTAGTTTAAACTGAGGATTGATTGTGTAAAACACCTGCAGTGACACGTGGTGTTTAAAAAGCTGCATTAatgttatattataatattataacatGTTTACATTCCTTCCTGATTAGTGACTGACAGCAAAcgtaaacaacaataataactaATACAGCCCCAATTCAAATCTGCTGTAGAACAAGAACAGTCCCATCTTTGTATGGATCTGTTCTTAATGTGATCGCTGTTCCTCTTCAGATGCTCATCATCATTTTCGTCACTGACGGACAGACTGCACATATTGTGAGCTGAGTCTGAATATTCCTGTCAGGCCCCTAGGTTGCTCAGAGGTGGGTCAGTAACTAATTAACcaacattgtgtgttttttttatttaatttcagtgtATCCACATAAACCACAAGAACCTATTTTGGTATCTGCTTGAAATAAACTGGAGGCGCTTAATAGTCGTACCAAGATGCTCCTGCTTGGACTCAGGCTGTTTGAAGAGGCTGAGAAAGAGTTGAGACAGGtggctgatgatgatgatgatgatgatgatgatgaagggtGGGGCCAGTGCTGGGCGGCTGTGATACTCCACAATCAGGTTGTACCTCTGGAACTTCCAGAAGATGTCGGTTTCTGTTGTGAGCCTAAGCCTTGATTTGATTTCTAATACCAATACACTGTATGTGCAGGCCTATATGCTTTGTGGGCTTTcatatcatttttcatttgatagAATATGATTTGTGTAACTGTTTAGTTTTGTtatgacagaaatgaaaatagtACATATATATACTTTCTTTTGACAGTATTTGAACCTTTTGGTAGTAAGAATGGGGCCATCATTTGCATAATAAACATATTAAATCAGTTTCAAATTTAGTTTTTGTGCTATTGTAAAGTTTCCATTTATGTCAATATATTCCACCTGTGAGCAGTTCAAGGTCTTTGAGTCTTTAATAATCATGTTCAGCTGTGTTCAACCATTAGCTCTGTTAGAGATTAGTGCTGCTGTCATGCTTAAAAACTGCACCAGTAGGTGCATCAGGAACAAGTGACTGGTCCCttgacaacaacaaacaaagaacaaaCCGAGGGAGGTACTATGGTAACTAACTAATTAACCAACTAAACAACCAGCCAGTAGAGTGGACCGATAAGATGCCAAACCACATATTTGGTGTGGCTAcacatttaaaatccatttaGGATCAGCACTATCGCAATTGTTCCTGTCAGATTGATTTCAGTTCAGTGTAATTAAGAAGCATAATTACTCAAGAAAAATGTGGTGATTTTTTTGCTCCTCTATCGAGGACGCCTGACCTTCTGATGACCTAAATTATTTGAAAGTAGAGCTGAAAGTTTCTGTAAACTAGATCTGAAGATAAATCACATGCTTCACACTTACTATTACTATTAGTAATCAAGTGTTTCTCGTGCTCACTAAATCTAAACAATGAAATCTACAATGATTCTGCATGAATATCAATAAAATAGCCCCGATTATCTAAAATCTCTACATGACTGACATTATACAAATAACACAGTGTTAGTGTGCAGTTGCAATCAGAAATATTCAACCCCCCaaagattttaaagatttaGCAATTAAAAGTTTTTTCAAAGATCGAAATTCTGTTTTGGATGACTTCTTTATGAGTTGAGCGATGCATAAaatcaacacagaaaatgatgtaGTATCTGTGTGTAACAGTGTATTTTGTcacaatgcaaccacaggggggcacaatccagtggcttcatgtgccggtcccaagtcctGGTAAATGCAGGGGGTTGTGTCTGGAAGGGCATCCGATGtgaaatttaagccaaatcaaacatgcgaatcataAGTAC
This genomic window contains:
- the ptgesl gene encoding prostaglandin E synthase 2, with amino-acid sequence MAAACARALGKVGWSVLESPAARRPGTVSYLAGKRSAPEFSRAYGTGGAGVRSKLLSSVRSGGGRVLSCAFLLGGGLGLYQTVKLSVQQHRAEEQPQVPGRGLKLTLYQYKTCPFCSKVRAFLDYHGLPYEIVEVNPVMRQEIKWSTYRKVPILMVDGDVQLNDSSVIISSLGTYLINKDKSMSEIIRCYPEMKSVNDKGKEVIEHNNKYWLMLSEADTLAVYPVKEMQKEEMKWRAWADDWLVHLISPNVYRTTGEALASFDYIVREGKFGNFEGFFAKYVGAAAMFFISKRLKSRHNLQDDVRQDLYKAVNDWVAAIGKERKFMGGDHPNLADLVREHTCASLQAVFGVLRVMEGLQAFDDMMENTKVKHWYRRMERATLNHEGRK